A region from the Pseudomonas cucumis genome encodes:
- a CDS encoding chaperone modulator CbpM: MSDPVIVLLDLAEFCEATELSDVHVIEIVEHGILEPQGAQPKDWRFTDYELTLAKRAAKLRRDLELEWEGVALALDLLEEVQQLRAENRMLKQRLGRLVVE; the protein is encoded by the coding sequence ATGAGCGACCCCGTGATCGTTCTATTGGACCTGGCAGAATTCTGCGAGGCGACCGAACTGTCGGACGTGCACGTGATCGAGATCGTCGAACACGGCATCCTCGAACCTCAGGGAGCACAGCCCAAGGATTGGCGTTTCACCGACTATGAACTGACATTGGCCAAGCGCGCCGCCAAGCTGCGGCGCGACCTGGAGCTGGAATGGGAAGGCGTCGCCCTGGCGCTGGATCTGCTCGAAGAGGTCCAGCAACTGCGGGCCGAGAACCGCATGCTCAAGCAGCGGTTGGGGCGGTTGGTGGTCGAGTAG